The genomic stretch TCCTCCGCGGCAGGCTCATCCCGGGCCGGCTCCTCCGCGGGGGCGGGCGCCTCGGCGGCGAAGAACGCTTCCCCGCCCGCGAAGATGGCGGCGACCTCCGCGGCCTCGGAGTCCTCGCCGCCCCAGGGGACGGGCGTCTCGTCCTCGAAGCCGGGGAGGTCGGCCCCGGTGTTCTCCGGCGGCGCGTACGCAGTCGGGGGCGCGAGCGAAACCTCGCCGAAGCCGGCCTCGAAGGAGGCGGCGAACGGGTCGTGGCCCTCCCCCGCCGCGGGGACGAAGGGCTCCGGCTCTTCCGCGTCGGCCCCCGCGTCGGCGAGCCCAGGCTCCTCGATGCTCCACTCCAGGAGGGGGAGCTCGTCCGTCTCGGTCGCGGGCTCCGTCCACGTGGCGAGCGGCTCAGGCTCGTCCGCGCCCTCCCCGGCGGCGAGGCGCTCGACCTCGCGGAGGCGCGCCTCCAGGGCGGGGTCGCCGCCGCGGCGGCGGATCAGCTCGCGGTACACGTCGGCGGCGCGGTCGTGGAACCCCTGCCTCGCGTACAGCTCGGCGATGGTCTCGGTCACTACCTCGTCGCCGTCGCCGTCCGGCTCAGCGGGCGTGTCGTCCTCGTCTCCCGCGAAAGCAGGCGTCTGCAGCTCAACGGTGGTCCCGGCGTACGGGTCCCAGCCGCCCTGCTCACTCCCGGAGCCCGGCCAGGGCTGGGCCTCCTCCGGAGCGGCCGGCTCCTCGGGTGCGTCGGTGAGCTCCAGGTCGCCGAAGGAGAGCGCCCCCGTGGGCTCGGGCGCGGGGCTCCCCTCGACGGCGGCGTCGGTTCCGATGGTGGCGTCCAGCTCCACCGACCCCCACGACAGCACCTCGTCCTCTTCCGCGGCGGGCTCCCCTGCCTCGTCGGCCGCATCGTCCGCCGGGCGCTCCCACCACGAGGAGTCCCCGGAGTCCTCCGCGCTCGCCTGGGCGGCGGGAGCGGGCCGGGACTCCAGCGCGTCGAGCGCCTGCCGGGCGTCCTCGTTCATAGGGTCCACGGCCAGCAGCTCGCGGTACCAGCGCGCCGCCTCCTCCGCCCGCCCGCCCGCGCTCGCCATCTCGCCCAGGGAGCGGAGGGCGATCAGGTTCTGCGGGTCCACCGACAGGACGTAGCGGAACTCGCCGACCGCGTCCTCGGTGGCGCCGCGGTCCGCCAGGCACCGGCCGAGCACGATGTGCGCGCTCAGGTAGTCCGGGTGCCGCCGCAGCCCCTCGCGAAGCAGAGCCTCGGCCTGCTCCAGCGCGCCGCTCTTCCGGTAGGCGTTCGCCAGCGGAACGAAATAGCGTCCCTGGGGGTTCTCTGCGTGGTAGCGCTCGAGCTTCTGGACTTCCGCGGCGAGCTCGGGGGGGACTTCGGCCATGGTCTCCTACGCGCGTGAAGTAAAGCAGGGCGAGGGCGGCGAGGGAGGTGCAACTTACTGGACGCCCGGCGCGCGTGTCAACAGACTTCGGGCGCGCGGGCGGGCACCGCTTGCGTGCCTCCGGCGGCGTAAGTATTTTTCGCGACTTCGCCTTCGCCTCCTGTGGGTTCCCTTCGCACGATCGCGGTCGTTTCCCGTTCCAAAAATCCGGAGTTTGAATCGCCATGATGCAGAGCATGCGGGGCAGGGCCGGGAAGATCCTGGGCTTGATGTTCGCCGTCGCGTTCGTCGGCTGGATGTTCTTCGAGCTGGGGCTGGACGTCACCGGCTCGGGCCAGAACTTCAACACCAACGAGCTCGGCCGGGTCAACGGTGAGCCGGTCCTGAACCAGCGGTACCAGACCACGTACCAGGAGATGGTGCAGCAGGCGCAGCAGGGCGGGACGCAGCTCTCCACCGAGCAGCGCCGCGAGCTGGAGCAGGCCGCCTGGCAGCGCGTGGTGGACGAGATGCTGATCCAGCAGGCGATCCGCCGGCAGGGGATCCGCGCCTCGGACGCGGAGGTCCGCCAGGCCGCGCTGTACAACCCGCACCCGGCGCTGATGCAGAACGAGCTCTTCCAGACGGACGGGCGGTTCGACCTGCAGAAGTACCAG from Longimicrobiaceae bacterium encodes the following:
- a CDS encoding tetratricopeptide repeat protein, which gives rise to MAEVPPELAAEVQKLERYHAENPQGRYFVPLANAYRKSGALEQAEALLREGLRRHPDYLSAHIVLGRCLADRGATEDAVGEFRYVLSVDPQNLIALRSLGEMASAGGRAEEAARWYRELLAVDPMNEDARQALDALESRPAPAAQASAEDSGDSSWWERPADDAADEAGEPAAEEDEVLSWGSVELDATIGTDAAVEGSPAPEPTGALSFGDLELTDAPEEPAAPEEAQPWPGSGSEQGGWDPYAGTTVELQTPAFAGDEDDTPAEPDGDGDEVVTETIAELYARQGFHDRAADVYRELIRRRGGDPALEARLREVERLAAGEGADEPEPLATWTEPATETDELPLLEWSIEEPGLADAGADAEEPEPFVPAAGEGHDPFAASFEAGFGEVSLAPPTAYAPPENTGADLPGFEDETPVPWGGEDSEAAEVAAIFAGGEAFFAAEAPAPAEEPARDEPAAEEDEPLVLASAASELLGDEPVAYEPAAEEEPAGDIFADAGFDADEAFAAGPALEEPAAEAVPAPEVVVEFRSVREYLAGLAAWQPSSREGAGAGAAEAPEAPAGAVAPAEVAPTTMEEVPPAAEHTPAAEFHEAAVEDEEDDMPWLAAPVSEEHGADAAAEPMDIDGLLAAESAGAAASAGPADEEAYPWEAAPAPGEAPAAEPAPEAPPTSAFSFEEFFVEAAEAPAPPPAPEPSAPESPRAETPAQPAASAEDEEDLESFQAWLQSLKR